A part of Palaemon carinicauda isolate YSFRI2023 chromosome 8, ASM3689809v2, whole genome shotgun sequence genomic DNA contains:
- the LOC137645370 gene encoding uncharacterized protein: MVAPLKRKITAINIPNITKEKVKKTLRKIKNKKAAGPDALKPELHKTLIKEIKCLEIITQCLQNETQKNNPEKWKASKTKMIKRARKSTVKDLRPIALTNASCKIFMALMKDETEERRRKYGDERNTSWILKRR; the protein is encoded by the coding sequence ATGGTAGCTCCACTCAAAAGAAAAATAACAGCAATAAATATTCCTAACATAACCAAGGAAAAAGTTaagaaaactttaagaaaaattaaaaataaaaaggcagCAGGTCCCGATGCACTAAAACCAGAACTACATAAGACTTTAATAAAAGAAATCAAATGTTTGGAAATAATTACTCAGTGCCTACAAAATGAAACACAAAAGAACAATCCTGAAAAGTGGAAAGCatcaaaaacaaaaatgataaaaagggCAAGGAAATCCACAGTTAAAGATTTAAGACCAATTGCACTTACAAATGCTTCTTGCAAGATATTCATGGCTCTCATGAAAGACGAAACAGAAGAACGCAGAAGAaaatatggagatgaaagaaacacaagctggattctcaaaaggaggtAG
- the LOC137644928 gene encoding uncharacterized protein encodes MLTVVVLAVVATIQVECAPNQLWPAFDKVSEQSTKKPILAASVNKEKSSKILDPSATHHAYEQFIQTWLRQASITLNRPDILNLLPSSIPSGVVDAAEPVVGEADVPTVNTEDLISPVPASDFHMTQTEDYISFTEAPLTEAPLTEAPLPAKLSVATEGTASQFISVADELMSEPSLVPAETVEYSPEAAEVVGDVSPLNEEVLVPFAEQVPSSATQETASSPVVEDVMITPVEEIAADPIPSLVEQDTATVLVASPSIPLADAEFTSGIIAELTQRPLFTDQLPEILEPSVKPKAESESLSMRVSNQGKSFSSVQHETLSSPFVLSQPTQNPVPFAPAFPVARLPVGRPDVVNTDGLAYTLQFFPTRGLSHYFISTPIGG; translated from the exons ATGTTGACCGTA GTTGTACTTGCTGTGGTAGCCACCATACAGGTGGAGTGCGCACCTAATCAACTATGGCCAGCCTTTGATAAGGTTTCAGAACAGTCCACGAAGAAGCCAATTTTGGCAGCAAGTGTCAATAAAGAAAAGTCAAGTAAGATATTGGATCCATCTGCAACCCATCATGCATATGAACAATTTATCCAAACTTGGCTAAGACAGGCCAGCATAACTTTAAACAGACCTGACATCTTAAACCTTTTGCCATCTAGTATCCCTTCCGGTGTTGTGGATGCAGCAGAGCCTGTTGTTGGAGAAGCTGATGTACCAACAGTGAACACAGAGGACTTGATTTCTCCTGTGCCAGCTTCAGACTTCCATATGACTCAAACAGAGGATTATATCTCTTTCACTGAAGCACCTCTGACTGAGGCACCTTTGACTGAAGCACCTTTACCTGCAAAACTATCAGTTGCCACAGAGGGCACAGCTTCACAATTTATTTCTGTGGCTGATGAGTTGATGTCTGAACCTTCTCTCGTACCTGCTGAGACAGTTGAATACTCTCCTGAAGCTGCAGAAGTTGTTGGGGATGTGTCGCCATTGAATGAAGAGGTTCTAGTCCCTTTTGCTGAACAAGTGCCATCCTCTGCAACTCAAGAGACTGCATCATCTCCAGTTGTTGAAGATGTTATGATAACACCTGTTGAGGAAATAGCAGCCGATCCCATTCCCTCTCTTGTAGAGCAAGATACCGCAACTGTGTTAGTTGCTTCCCCATCTATACCTTTAGCTGATGCAGAATTTACTTCCGGAATTATTGCTGAATTAACTCAAAGACCCTTATTTACTGACCAACTTCCGGAAATTCTTGAACCGTCTGTAAAGCCAAAAGCAGAATCAGAATCCTTGTCTATGAGAGTCTCAAATCAAGGAAAGAGTTTCAGTTCTGTTCAACATGAGACATTATCCAGTCCCTTTGTACTTTCCCAGCCAACACAAAACCCAGTCCCTTTCGCTCCTGCTTTCCCAGTAGCTCGCTTACCTGTTGGCCGTCCGGATGTTGTCAATACTGATGGTTTAGCATATACTCTGCAGTTTTTCCCAACGAGAGGGCTTTCGCATTATTTCATCTCTACGCCCATCGGAGGGTAG